In the Caballeronia sp. NK8 genome, AATCGACGCATTCTTCATACCGACGATCACCAGATCGATCGACGGATCGTTCAGCTTCATGAATGCTTCGACGAGACGTTTGAAGTTCTTGGTCGGATTCATGCTGCTCACGGCGAGCACGTAGCGATTATTCGTGAGCTTCAGTTCGTCGATCACGGAAGCATCCGGCGTGATGTGATCGAGATGGTCCGCGGCGAGCGGCACCACGCCGATGCGCTCCGCAGGCACGCCGACATGATGCGCGAGCCGGTCGCGCGAGAAGGTCGAGTTGGTCAGCACGCAACTCGACGTGCGCGCGAGAATCCAGAACATCACGTGATACCAGGTGCGGAACTTCCACGAGAAGTGCGCGGGCGTATCGAACACCGCGGCATCGTGCATGTAGATGATCTGGTTCGTGCGAAAGATGGAGCCCGAGTTGGACAGATTCACGATACGTGAGCGGCCGGCGAAGAGCGGCAGCACGATCTGCTCCCAGAAGACGCCCTTGCCGAAGCCGAGCTTGACGGTGTCGACGCCCTGCACGGGATCGAGGCCGCTTTGCGGCGGAACCGCGAGCCTCACATGCGAGCCTTGCGGCAACTGCCCGAGTGCGGCGACGAGTTCGCGCGCGACACGCTGCACGCCGGTGGTCTTCTGGCTCGTGAAACGGCCGTTGTAGACGAGCTTGCTGGTGGCGAAGGAAGTATCCATGGTCTAGGCGTCAGAACTGTGAATCGGAGCTGGTTTCATAGGCGATCTCGTCCTTGTCGAGGGGCGCGGGCGCGTGCGTGGAGGAGTCGAGTTCGTATATGGAGAGCCATTGACGGAAGATCGCGTCCATCGAAAAGCGCTTGCTCGCCGACGTTCTCGCCGCTGTTCCCATGCGCGCGCGCAGGACGGGGTCGTCGCGCAACATCGCCGTGTACTGCGTCATTTCTTCGACACTCGATGCGACGAAGCCCGTGACGCCATGCTGAACGACATCGCGATTGCCGACCACGTCCGTGACCACGGCGGGAATGCCCGCGACCTGCGCTTCGATCAGCGCGATAGGCATGCCTTCCCAACGGGACGTCTGCACATAGATGTCGAGACTGGCGGTAAGTTCAAGCGCACGGTCGCGCGTGACCCAGCCACTGCACGACACGACGTCGTTGGGCGTCCCGGCGGGCAACTCTTCGGCATGACCGCCGATCCACAGGAACTGCGTCGAGTCGCCGTGCAACGCGGTGGCGAGGTCCACGAACGCTTCATGATTCTTTTGAAACGTGGCGCGCCCGCTCATGCCGATGAGCACGTCCTGCGCGTCTTTCTCGATGCGCGGCGGAATCTCCGGCACGTTCACGCCGTTCTCGATCATGCGGGCCTGTCGCGCGTGCATTCTCGTCTCGATCTCGGAGAGCTCGCTCTTCGAGCACGCGACGATGGTGCCGCCCAGACGCGCCGCGATGCGCTCGAAGCTCAGATAGGCGAACTGCTTCGCGGCCGACACGTCGCGGCGCAGAAACGCGAGGCCGTGCGGCGAATAGAACACGCGGGCACGCGGTGCGGCGATGCGCGCAGCGGCGCGTCCCAGCACGCCGGCCTTCGAGGAGTGCAGATGGATCACCGACGGATCGCACTCCCTGAGCTTGCGGACCAGATTCCACAGACCGGTGAGGTCGCTTTTCATGCTCACTTCGCGAACCATGTTCACATAGGTCAGCTTGACCGCCGGATGAAAAAGCCTGGAAAAATTGTTGGGCGTTTCCTGCCGGATCGAATGAAGGATCGTGACGCTGACGCCCGCGGCTGCCGCGCGGTTCGAAAGCTGGGTCAGCATGGATAGCACACCGCCACCGAAAGCTTCGGTGATATGGACGATCTCTTTCATCTTGGACTCTTCGTTGGCGTCCTGCCGAGCACCCGCGGCAATACGCAATAAGAAGTTAATGGCCTAATCGTTATCGGTGATCGACGTGACACTTTCGAGAAATGACCGATGCATGAAAGAGGTGCACGGTCGTTCACGAGGAGTACTGATCGAGCATTGAATTGCGCAATCGAAAAATTCGCACGCGATGCGACATAGCATGAGTCGTTCCCGCGCACGGATGCGAGGAACCCCATCATGCTCGAAAACTTCCCCGGAATTACCTGCTGGAAGCCTCTGACCAGGTCAATTTGGCCGTATGGCTCCCGCTAGATCGGTCTTTTTGAGGATTATTCTGCGTCGCGCGGTTGAAATGCGGTAAGGCCCGGTAAAAACGGCCGCCCTGCAATGGTGCGCGAAGCCGACTAATCGTTCAGATTTTTTGGCGTCCCGGCGTCGGGACTGCGGCATCCGGCGTGGGCACCTTCCTCATTGAAGTGCTCAGGACACGGATTGTTTGAGGTCATTTCGTTACTGAGGCATTCTGCTGAGCAATCGCCGCTTCGCAAATCTCCAGAATTATCTGCAGGTCTTTGAGCGGAACCGCGACCGATTGCATGCGCAGGCTTTGGGCCTGCTGCACCAGCTTCTGGACGTGTTCGATCGACATTTCCTCTGATTCCATTCCACAGGCTCTCTTAATTAAACACTGGTCATACCAATACGATACCGGCTCGAACTGCATCGGTCGGTTCGCTGACTCACATACATGCATGCAACTTTGAAGTAGGGCGTGTGTCGAATGTTGCCACATCAAAATCATGCATCACGTCGTTCCCGAGCTCGCGCCTTCGGCGATTGGACGACGCTTCAGTAACGGCACGCCTTGCAGATGCAGCGTGAATGCCATCGCGGCAGCAACCAGCGTTTCGGTGATCAGCACCGTAGCCCCCGCGCCCTGTTCGCCGAACAGCGTTGCGAGCACGGCGAGCAAGCCGAAGTTCACCACCGCGGACGCCATCAGCACACGACTGAATTGTGCCTTCATGCCGAGCGGAAGCATCGTCTGAACACCGAAGAGATCGGAGAGGCCGGCCATCAACGGCACGAACGCCATCCATCGCAACACCTCTACGGTAGGCAAGAACTTCGGTCCGTACAAGAGTTTTACTGCAAGCGGCGCACCGAAGAAGATGCACACCGAGATCAGTGACACGATCACGGCTTGCACCACGAACATCTTCCGAAGGAACGCGAAGGCATCTTCTCTTGCGTGATGCATGAGGAAGCTCACGCGAGGATACGCCGCGGTCTTGAGAGGAGTCAGCATATTCAGTGCCGCGCGGATGAGCTTGTCGGCCGCGGCGAAGTAGCCCGCCGCGACATTGCCCGCGATGAACGTGAGTATCACGATGTTGCTCGATGCGTAGATGTCCACGATCGCCGTGGCAATGAACACGCTCCAGCCGTCCTTCAGACGAGTGACGATGGTCTTGAACGACACGCGCACGAAGTCGAGCTCGCGCCGGGAGTACAGGTACGTGCAGATCGCGATGCCCGACAGCAACGGCACCAGCGCATTCACGGCCATCGCAATGTACACATCGTCGTGTTCGCGCACGAAGAGATACATCGCAGGAATGCTGAGCGCGCGTCCGATGAATACGAAGAGGCTCAGCATGCCGAGATCTTCGATGCCCTGGAAGTACCACGTGGGTATCAGCATCGCGCCGACCGCCTGGCCATAGCCGATGAGAAGCAGCTCGCGATTCTCTTGAAGAAAGGGGATGGCCGACGTCAGTATGACCATCACGACGAATCCGGCGCACGCGAGCGAGGCTTGCGTGAGGATGGTTTCCCAGAACACGCGCGAGCGCAGTTCGCGATTGTCGCGATTGATCGAGACCTTCGGCGTGGCCGTCAGCGAGAAGCTGTAGTTGGTGAGCGAGATGAAGTAGGCAGTAAAGGCCAGGCCAAATGAAAGGCGTCCATATTCGCCCGGACCGAGGACGCGCGCGAGCCACGGCAGCGTCAGCAGCGGTGCGAGGTATGTGGATACCTGCAACGTCATCAGAATCGTGAAGTTCTTTCGAAAAGATGCCATTGAACGGTTTTTTCCCGGCTTGTGCGAAGCGTGGTGATCTTGATGACTATGCCGCAAGGTTGCGAACCGTGCTGGTTCGCCCGACGCGAGGGGCTCTTGCGTGACAGCTTCTCAGGCGAATAGTTTCGCTTGCGCGCTCTGCCGTCAATGCGGCACGCGGCCAGGAGATGTGCACGTCTGCGCCTTTGGACCGGCGTCGGGTGCGCGGAAGTTGAACGGAATACACCGCCTCCGGACCATCGATTCAAAGCCGGAAAGCATCAGTGTATTGCAAACCTTATTTAACAAAATAAAAGCATATTCATCAGTGGGTTTGCCCACGCAAATGTGCGTCTGACACGGGATCGTTCGATTGCAAACTACTTGAAGTGCTGGTATGGCATACCGGCTTCGCAGGCCTCATTCATTCACCGCTGACGCCTGTCGGGGAACGCGATGTGCACGCGATGCCGCCGCAGGCGGACGCAACTCGAGGCCGAGCGCGCGCTTGACGAGGCGCTTGGCGAGGAACACGCGACGATCGACGGCGATCTTCCCGTGAAAGCGCAGTTCCTTCTGCGTATCCGAGCGATGCGTGGCGAAGTCGCGATAGCGTGCCGCCGTGGCTTCGATGATTCGCATCGATTCGGCGAACGCGTGGCCATCGACGCGCGCGGCCTGAAAGCACGCATACGCGAAGACCTTGTGGAACATCGCGAGCCAGAAGGGATCGAGCGGGCCGCCGTGGCAGCGTTGCATGGTCTCTTCCGCGCAGGTCGCGAGCGACTGCACCGTGTACGGCGTCGCGCGGGTCGTGATGCTGCCTGCGCGGCGGCGATAGAAGTAGAGATCATCGGTGAGACGAAAGAGCGATTTCGCGCGCGCATAGACGAGCGGAATCGCGGCGGCGTCTTCATAGACGCGTCCGGCCGGAAACTCGATGCCGTCCCACAGTTCGCGCTTGTACACGCGCGCGACCGGAAACACCTGATACACGCGCGCGAAGTCCAGCAGCGCGTCGAGATCGCATGCGCGATGACCTTCCGTGCCCGCATCGATCAGCGTGACCTTGTCGATGACTTTGCCGCCCGAATCGATGATGCCGACGTTGAATTCGATGATGTCCGCAGCGTTCGAGTCGAGCAGCGGCATGATCTTCGCGGTGAAGTCCGCTGCCCAGACGTCGTCGGAATCGAGAAAGCCTATGTATGGCGACGTCGCTTCCGCGATCGCGCGATTGCGTGCGGCGGAAACGCCACGGTTTTCCTGATGAATGACGCGGATATTGCGGCCGCGTGCGCTGCGCTGCACGTCGAGGATGCGTTCGAGCGTGCGATCCGTCGAGCCATCGTCGATGATGATCAGTTCGATTTCATCGGAACGCGGTTGCGAGAGCGCTGATTCGAGAGACGCGGCGATGAAATGCTCCACGTTGTACGCGGGGATGATCACCGAGAGCAAGGTTTCAGGGTTGCCATTGTGGACGCGTGTCATTGTGCTCGTGTCACCGGTTAGAGTTGATTCGAAAGCCACCGTGGCCGAGGCGGTCATGCGTGCCGGCTGATTCAAGCGCTTCAAACGCTGAACGCCGGAGGGAATGCTATGGACAGGTGTGAAGCGGGGAAAGTTCTGCTACGCCTGAATGCGGAATCGAATGCGTATTCTCCAGATTGAGCGCCTCAAGTCGCCGTCAAGAGAAAAATAAAATCGATGCGCGGCTTTGCGTAGGGAATTTTAATTGCTGAAGGTATTGCATTTTGCCAACTTGAGCTTGTTTGCAGCCGCCAATCCCGCTTTGAAACTCGACATGTAAAAAACGTAACGAGAGTTTATTGCCTTGAATATGCGGCTATCAAAAAGCGAATTAATAGCATTCCGATATTTTCGAATCGGGCTGCTTGAGCACGATCGTGCACGCGGATTGCTACACAGGCGCGGCGGCGCACGGAATGCACCGCTGCCGCATGCGTCGTAGGCGCTCACATATAATGATCCGCAGGGATTCATTCGAGCTGCCCATTCTTCGGGCAGATGCAACCGGCTTCGCGACTTCACCGCAACACCGTTACACGCAAGGATCCATAACCGTGACAACGTCTTTTTCCAGTACGGTCGAGCCGGAAGGCGACAACTCCTTCGGCGCGTCCGTCGCAGGAAACGACGGCGTGCTGGTGCTCGACGCCGCCCAGCGCTGCCTCTCCGCCGACGCCGTCCTGGCGCATCTCTTCGATCTCGATCCCGCCGCGCTCGTCGGCCGCGCGCTCGCCGATACCCCGCTACCCCGACCTCTCACCGCGGCGTTCGCGTCGGCGGCCGATGCCGCGCTCGCGTGCAACGGCACGCGCCGCGCGCACGTGTCGATCGACGAGGGTGATACCACGCGCGCCTTTTCGATCATCGCGCTGCCGGGTGCGGATTGCGTGACGCTGATCGTGTCGCCGTCGGCAGGGGTATCGGACAAGGAGGACGGCACCGCCGATCGCATCGCGCATCTGCGTGCGGAGGCGGCGCTCTTCATGCGCGATCATGTGCTGTCGGTGGTATCGCACGATCTGCGCGGTCCGTTGAACGCGATCCATAGCTGGGGCTACGTGCTCGAACGCAAGGTCGACGCCAACGATCCAGCCGCGCAGCGCGCGCTCGCGGGCATCCGCTCGGGTGTCGAGCAACAGGTGAAGCTGATCGAGCAATCCGTCGATACGACACGCGCCGAGACCAAGGCGCTGTCCGTCGCGCTCGCACCGGTCGCGGTGCGTCCGCTGCTGGAAAAGAGCGCGGCGCTGGCGCGCGCAGGCGTCGCGCGGGCGCGCGGCGTGACGATCGAGATCGACTCGCCGCTCGCGGAAGAACAACTCGAAGGCGATGCGGAGCGTCTGTTGCAGGCGCTCTGGCTGATGCTCGCGTTCGCCGCCGAGGCGAGCGCGGCGGGCGCGACGGTGCGCGCGTCGAGCAATGTCGAAGGCAGCATGTGGCGCACCGACGTGCGTTTCACGGTATCGGCCGAGGCGCTCAGCGACGCGGCGTCGCCACACGTGCTCGAAGCCTTCGCGCGCCGACAGGCCCTGGAACCGCGCGAAGGCGGGCGCATCGCGTGGGGGCTCGCGCTGTGCAAGCGCGTGTCCGAAGCGCATGGCGGCGCGTTCGAGCACAGCGATATCGCGGACGGCGCGGAAGTGACGTTGTCGGTGCGCCTGCCGGTCGCAGGGATGTAAATTGACTTTCGATTTCCTGTCGGCCATATACTGACGCTTTCCATTTTCGAAGAGAGTTGCTTTGGCTCAGGTTGTCGCGCTGATCGGCGCATTGTTGCTCGTCGCGTTGAATGGCTTCTTCGTCGCGGCGGAGTTCGGGCTCGTCAAACTGCGGCCCACGCGCGTCAAGGCGCTCGCGCGCACCAACGGCCTTCCTGGCCGCCTGCTCGCCAAGGTGCACGGGCAGCTCGACGCCTATCTGTCCGCATGCCAGCTCGGCATCACGCTGGCGTCCCTCGGGCTTGGCTGGATCGGCGAGCCGGCGTTCGCCACGCTCCTGCATCCGTTGTTTGCGCTGATCGGTGTCGAATCGGAGAAGCTGATCGATTCGATCTCTCTCTTCTTCGCGTTCACGGTCATTTCGTTTCTGCATATCGTCGTCGGCGAGCTGGCGCCGAAGTCGTGGGCCATTCGTCGCGCGGAGCAGGTGGGTCTGTGGCTCGCCACGCCGCTCTATGGCTTCTACTGGGTGATGTATCCGTTCATCTGGGTGCTGAACTCGAGCGCGAACTTCGTGCTGCGGCTTTTCGGCATCTCGGCCGAGCACGGTCACGATGCGCATTACTCCACCGACGAGCTCAAGCTGATCCTGCGCGGGCGTCGTCATGGCGGCGCGTCTTCGTATAACGAGGACGAGTGGAACACCATCGCGCATTCGCTCGATTTCAGCCGCATGACGGTGTCGGACCTGATGCGTCCGGCACATGAGCTCGTCGGGCTGCGTAACGATTTGCCGATGCGTGACAACCTCGCTGTGATTTCGCGGCACCGTTTTTCGCGCTATCCGCTGTTCGCCGATGCGTCAGGCGAGCGCGTGATCGGCATGATCCATTTGAAGGACCTGCTGCTGGCGGGCGATGGCAGCGGGCGCGGCTTCAACTTCAGCTTGTCCAAGGATGCAGCCGAGAAGATCGACAAGCTTTCTCGGCATGTGCGGCCCGTGCAATATGTCGCGCCGAATCTGTCGGCGCTGGAGTTGTTTCGGCGTTTTCGCAAAGGCGCGCCGCATCTGGCCATCGTTGGGCGCAAGGGGGCGAAGCCGATCGGCTTCATCACGCTCGATAACCTGCTTGGCGCGCTCGTCGGGCAGATTCACGACGAGTTTCGTCAGGGCGATGCCGATTGGTCACGCATGGACGATGGCACGCTGATGGGCAAGGGGAGCTTGCCGGTTGTTTCGCTCGAGCGCGCGCTGGGGATCGATATCGATGAAGGGCGGGCGGAATCGGTGGGCGGGCTCGTGATCAATGCGCTCGGCGATTTGCCCACCGAAGGGCAACGAGTGGAGTTCGATCGGTTCGATATCGTGGTCAAGAAGATGAACGGGCCGCGCATCGTACTGGTGCGGGTCTATCCAAGAGAAGAGGCGCTTGAGGAAGCGGAGTGACCTTTTGGGGTTTGGGTTTTGGTTTTTGGTTTGTCGCCGGATCCCGTTGGCGTGTCGGTTTATTGGCGTTGCCCCTGTGCGGGGCGGCAGTCACTTTCTTTGCTGCTGCAAAGAAAGTAACCAAAGAAACAGCTTTCCCCATCCAAAGTACTTCATGCCGGCCCCGGCACAGGCGATCGGTCTTGGCACAGCAGTAGCGAGTGCCCTCGTAGGCCTAACCGGGCTTGGACCGCGCACGGTCTGACACATCGCGCCACAAAACAAACCGGTTCAGCACGAAATAGCTCCGGCCCGCTTCGCGGCCGATGGGTCAATCGGGCCTGCGTGGGCTTCTGCGGTTCTCTTTTCTCGTCGGTTTCCCTTGCATACCCAACGGCAGCGCGTAGCGCTGTGCCGATGCTATTTCGTGCTGAATCAGCGCGCTTAAACGACTAGCTTGTCAGACCGTGCGCGGTCCAAGCCCGGTTAGGCCTACGAGGGCACTCGCTACTGACGCCACGATCGACGAGAGGAACACTCAAATTGCGTGTGACCGCGGGCGTGTCAGGCTGCTTTCTTTGGTTACTTTCTTTGCAGCAGCAAAGAAAGTGACTGCCGCCCCGCACAGGGGCAGTGCTAATAGACCGACGCGAACACGGGATCCGGCGAAAAACCAAAACCCTAAGGCTTCGGCACGCCTTCCTCCACCAGCAAAGCCACCGGCATCACCCCCAACGCATCGCGCAAAAACAGCCTCTCCCCCTCGGCCTTGGGCGCATTGGGCCCCAACCAATCGAACAACGCCCGCGAATGCAGCGCCTCGGGCAACACGATCGCCGTGTCGCCCCACCGCTCAGGCTCGACAAGCGGCACATCCCGCTCAGGATCCAGCAACGGCGCCGCAAGCCGCGTCGCGATCACGATCGCAAACGCACTCCCCGCATGCCGCGCATAAGCGATCACATGTCCAGCCTGCTCACCCTGAACCTCGAGCGGCACATACTCTCCTTGAGCGAACAACGACTCGCAATGCTTGCGCAAAGCCAAAGCGCGTCTCACGAGCGCCAGCTTGACACGCCCATCGCGCCAGTTCGCCAACTGCTCGGAGGGCGGTCCCTTCTCTTCCACCTCGGCGAGCCACTGCCGACGCAACCCATAATCGACAGGCCTGCGATTGTCAGGATCGACGAGACTGAAGTCCCACAACTCGGTGCCCTGATAAAGATCCGGCACGCCCGGCGATGTAAGCCGCAACAGCGTCTGCTGGAAACTGTTGATCGCGCCGAGCGGCGCGACCCGCGAGACGAACGCCGACAACTCCTGCAAAAAGCCATTGCGCCGTTGCGGCGCGACGATATCGAATAGAAAGTCCTTGCACGCGTTCTCGTACGCTTCGTCGGGCGCGAACCAGCTCGTACGCGACTTCGCCTCACGCAGCGCCTTCAACTGCCATTGCGCCACACGTTCCGCAAGCGCGTGAACGCCCGCTTCGTCATCGGGGGCGAGCGTCGTCGGCCAGCATCCGACGAGCGTCTGATAAAGCATCGCCTCCGCAGCCGGCCCCGGCGCCCAGTCGTGCTGATCGCCGCGTCTCAGAGGCGTGTTCAAGGTGGACCATTGCCGCAGCGTCGTGGCCCACTCGTCGGGAATCTCGCTCAACGCCGCGATGCGCGCGCGCACGTCTTCTCCGCGCTTGTGATCGTGCGTCGCAGTGCAGAGCATGGCATGCGGAAACGCGGCGAAGCGCTCCTGATTGCCTGCGTGGAACGCGTCGACGGACAGCGAAAATTCACCCGGGTCCGCGCCGACTTCATTGCGCGAAATGAGCCGCCCGTAGCGATAGCACGCCGTATCTTCGACCGCCTTCGCCGCCACCGGCGATGTCAACTGCGAAAACAGCGTCTGCGCCGCACGACGCTGCGAGCCGCTCGACGATGGCGGGTTCGGCCCCGCCTGCGCCTGATTGCGATCACGCTCGCGGGTGCGCTCCGCGGCGCGATCACGGCCGCGTTCCGGACGCTCGCCACGCTCGGGCTGCGGCACATCGTCGGGCAGCTTGCCGCCGAGCCATTGCGCGACCTGGTCGAGCACGACATGATCCGCCCGCGCGAGCACCGCGCGCGCGGCGTCGAGCGCTTGCGTGAAGAAGCGCTCGTCCTCGGGGCTGCGCACGCTGCCGATCGGATAGATGCGATACACCGGAAACTGCACGACGAGTTCCGCGACCACCCGCCTGATCGACGTGAACGTGAGATCGCGCGTCGTCTGCGCATCGCGCGCGATACGATGCAGCGCGCGCGTGACGCGATCCAGTTCCGCCGACAGATTCTCCGCGAGTATCTTGCGGCGCGCGGCGAGCGCTTCATCGGCGAAGCACGCGCTCTTGCCCGTGATCTCGGCCCACAACGCGGCAAGCGGTTCCGCGCCCGCCGGATCGTGCAGCAGCGCGCCGACATCGTTCATGAAGTCGTAGCCGGTCGTGCCGTCGACCTGCCAGTCGCGCCGCAACGGCTCGCCGCGCGCAAGAATCTTCTCGACGACGAAATACGTGCGGCCATTGCCGTGCCGCAACGCCTCGGGACGTTCGATCGCCAGCTCTTCGAGTCGCGCGCGCAAGCGCTGACAATACTCGCGCGGTTCGGCGAGACCATCGACGTGATCGACGCGCACGCCATCGATCAGCCCTTCCGTAAAGAGTCTGAAGACGAGCGCATGCGATGCCTCGAACACCTCGGGCCGCTCGACGCGCACGCCGCCGAGCGTGCTCACGTCGAAGAAGCGCCGCCAGTTCACTTCGTCGGCGGCGGTGCGCCACCATGCAAGGCGGAAATGCTGGCGCTCCAGCAGACGATGCAACCGGTCGCGGCCTGCGGGCGTATCCGGCGCATGCGCGGCGAGGATCGCCTCGATCGCAGCCTGGCCGCCCTCGGTCTGCGCGATGGTGACGAGCGCGGTGCGGGCGTCGGCGGCGCGCGGCTGATCGACAGGCTGCGTCGTCAGACCGACGAAGCGTTGCGCAAGCTCGGGCGCTTCCTGAAACACGGCAGGGTAGTCGACCGGGCAGACCGGAAACGCATTCGAGTAATACTCGATGACGAAGCGCCCTTCGTCCGCGCGGTACGCGAGCCTGATCTTGCCGGCCTGCAATTCGTCGCCATAGGATGCGCCGAGAAACGGCGCGAGCACCTTGCCGCGCAACGCGGGATCGGGCGAATGCCAGTCGACGTCGAAGAAGCGCGCGTGCGCGGCATGGCGGCCCCATTCGAGGATGTCCTGCCACCACGCGTTCTGCGATCCACCCACGCCCATATGATTCGGCACGATATCGACGATGAGTCCCATCTCGTGCGCGCGCAGCTTCTCGACAAAGCGCCGCAGCCCATCCTCGCCGCCCAGCTCGGGATTGACCGTCGTGTAGTCGACGACGTCGTAGCCGTGCGTGGAGCCGGCGGTCGCGGTCGTGATCGGCGACACATAGGCGTGGCTCACGCCGAGTTGCGCGAAGTAGTCCACGAGCGCGGCGGCGTCGTCGAACGTGAAGTCTTTGTGAAGCTGAAGCCTGAGCGTGGAACGCGGTACGGTCATGGTGATTCGGGTTTCGATGTGGTTTCGTTCGGCTGCACGGAGCGCTTGCGCGCGGCATCGACGGCGAGCAGGCGGTCGGAGAAGGCATCGTCGAGAAACAGCTCGTCGACGGCGCTGGTCATGCGCCTTCGCCAGTTCGGATGCTCGTCGATCGAGCCGGGCAGGTTCGGCTGCTCCGCGAGCGCCAGCAGGTCCTCGAGCGGATACGTGACGAGCGGCGCGGGCGTCGCGGCGACGAAGGCGAGCGCTTCATCGACGGGCGCGTTGTCGATGCCGGGCGCGTCCACGTCGTCGGGTGCGATGCCCGCATCCTGAAACGCGCGCCACAGATAGGCGCGGTCCTCGCCGCGCTCCTCGAGCGCTGCTTCGACGGCGTCGCGGCCATCGGCGCGCGCGTTCGTCTGACCGATCTTCGAGCGCCACACGATGTCCTCGCCGCGCCACCATCCGGTGACGGTCGGCAGGTCGTGCGTCGTCGTCGTCGCGGTGACGCCGCTGTCCCATTCGCGCGGCGGCTTGAAGCCCGGGCCATCCACTTCGCGCTCGAACCACAGCACGCGTATGCCCAGCAAGCCGTGCTCCTGCAAGCGCTCCGTAAAGCCTGGCGGCACGGTGCCGAGGTCCTCGCCGACCACGATCGCGCGATGCCGCCACGATTCGAGCGCGATGAGCCGCAGCATGTCATCGAGCGGATAGCGCAGATACGCGCCGTCTTTCGCGCTTTCGCCTTCGGGCACGAGCCAGAGCCGGCGCAGGCCGAGAATATGATCGATGCGGATGCCGCCCGCGCGCGCGAACGCGCAGCGCAGCATGTCGATGAACGCCGCAAAGCCCTGCGTGCGCATCGCGCGCGGCGAGAAGGTCGTGAGGCCCCACGATTGCCCGGCTTGATTGAAGAGGTCGGGCGGCGCACCGACCGACACGCCCGTGAGCATTTCCTCGCGATAAGACCATGCGTGACTGCCCGCGCTGTCGCAACCGACCGCGAGGTCCGCGACGAGACCCACGGCCATGCCCGCATCGCGCGCGGCGTACTGCGCATGCATGAGGCCCTTGGCCGCGAGCCATTGCGTGAAGAGATAAAAGTCGACTTCGCGGCGATGCGCGCTGGCGAATTCCGTCACCGCGTCGCTGCGCGGATCGCGCAACGCCTCGGGCCAGTTGCGCCAGTGGCCTTCGCCATTCTCCGTGATCTGCGCGGCCTGCAGCGCCTCGAAGCGCGCATGATCTTCGAGCGGCCGGCCGCCTTCCTCGACGAACGCGGCGAAGTCCTTCGCGAAGGGCGAATCGCGGTCTTGCGAAAAGGTGTCGAAGAGGGCGCGCAGAATCGCAAGACGCGCTTTCGATGCACGCGGCCAGTCGATCAGCGAGAGACCTTCGAGTTCGTCGAGCTCCTGGGCCACGCCCGCTTTTTCGATCGCCGCGCGGGCCGCGGGCGCGCCGAGCACGGCGGCCGGATCGATATGCGCGATGTTGAGAAAGAGCCGCGACGACGGCGAATACGGGCTGAACTTGTTCGGCTCGGCGCTGAACATCGCGTGCATCGGGCTGATGGCGACGGCGTGTCCGCCGCGCCTCGCCGTCTGCGTCGCGAGCGACGCCAGCGCGGTGAAATCGCCGATGCCGCCATCGCCGTTGCGCCGCAGTCCATACACCTGCGCCGCGACGCCCCAGAGCGGCGGCGCGTGTTCGGCGTCTTCGTCCACGGTGCGCCATGCGTCGTCGATCGTATAGC is a window encoding:
- a CDS encoding glycosyltransferase yields the protein MKEIVHITEAFGGGVLSMLTQLSNRAAAAGVSVTILHSIRQETPNNFSRLFHPAVKLTYVNMVREVSMKSDLTGLWNLVRKLRECDPSVIHLHSSKAGVLGRAAARIAAPRARVFYSPHGLAFLRRDVSAAKQFAYLSFERIAARLGGTIVACSKSELSEIETRMHARQARMIENGVNVPEIPPRIEKDAQDVLIGMSGRATFQKNHEAFVDLATALHGDSTQFLWIGGHAEELPAGTPNDVVSCSGWVTRDRALELTASLDIYVQTSRWEGMPIALIEAQVAGIPAVVTDVVGNRDVVQHGVTGFVASSVEEMTQYTAMLRDDPVLRARMGTAARTSASKRFSMDAIFRQWLSIYELDSSTHAPAPLDKDEIAYETSSDSQF
- a CDS encoding sensor histidine kinase, whose product is MTTSFSSTVEPEGDNSFGASVAGNDGVLVLDAAQRCLSADAVLAHLFDLDPAALVGRALADTPLPRPLTAAFASAADAALACNGTRRAHVSIDEGDTTRAFSIIALPGADCVTLIVSPSAGVSDKEDGTADRIAHLRAEAALFMRDHVLSVVSHDLRGPLNAIHSWGYVLERKVDANDPAAQRALAGIRSGVEQQVKLIEQSVDTTRAETKALSVALAPVAVRPLLEKSAALARAGVARARGVTIEIDSPLAEEQLEGDAERLLQALWLMLAFAAEASAAGATVRASSNVEGSMWRTDVRFTVSAEALSDAASPHVLEAFARRQALEPREGGRIAWGLALCKRVSEAHGGAFEHSDIADGAEVTLSVRLPVAGM
- a CDS encoding glycosyltransferase family 1 protein is translated as MDTSFATSKLVYNGRFTSQKTTGVQRVARELVAALGQLPQGSHVRLAVPPQSGLDPVQGVDTVKLGFGKGVFWEQIVLPLFAGRSRIVNLSNSGSIFRTNQIIYMHDAAVFDTPAHFSWKFRTWYHVMFWILARTSSCVLTNSTFSRDRLAHHVGVPAERIGVVPLAADHLDHITPDASVIDELKLTNNRYVLAVSSMNPTKNFKRLVEAFMKLNDPSIDLVIVGMKNASIFGKAHDLSSAPNIKQAGYVSDEKLRALYQHAACFLYPSIYEGFGIPPLEAMRNGCPTLVGRAAALPETCGDASIYCDPYSVDDISSKLRELLDSPELSADLKRRGLAHAERFRWTESARLLMQFIDKP
- a CDS encoding glycosyltransferase family 2 protein, producing the protein MTRVHNGNPETLLSVIIPAYNVEHFIAASLESALSQPRSDEIELIIIDDGSTDRTLERILDVQRSARGRNIRVIHQENRGVSAARNRAIAEATSPYIGFLDSDDVWAADFTAKIMPLLDSNAADIIEFNVGIIDSGGKVIDKVTLIDAGTEGHRACDLDALLDFARVYQVFPVARVYKRELWDGIEFPAGRVYEDAAAIPLVYARAKSLFRLTDDLYFYRRRAGSITTRATPYTVQSLATCAEETMQRCHGGPLDPFWLAMFHKVFAYACFQAARVDGHAFAESMRIIEATAARYRDFATHRSDTQKELRFHGKIAVDRRVFLAKRLVKRALGLELRPPAAASRAHRVPRQASAVNE
- a CDS encoding flippase, translated to MASFRKNFTILMTLQVSTYLAPLLTLPWLARVLGPGEYGRLSFGLAFTAYFISLTNYSFSLTATPKVSINRDNRELRSRVFWETILTQASLACAGFVVMVILTSAIPFLQENRELLLIGYGQAVGAMLIPTWYFQGIEDLGMLSLFVFIGRALSIPAMYLFVREHDDVYIAMAVNALVPLLSGIAICTYLYSRRELDFVRVSFKTIVTRLKDGWSVFIATAIVDIYASSNIVILTFIAGNVAAGYFAAADKLIRAALNMLTPLKTAAYPRVSFLMHHAREDAFAFLRKMFVVQAVIVSLISVCIFFGAPLAVKLLYGPKFLPTVEVLRWMAFVPLMAGLSDLFGVQTMLPLGMKAQFSRVLMASAVVNFGLLAVLATLFGEQGAGATVLITETLVAAAMAFTLHLQGVPLLKRRPIAEGASSGTT